The genomic stretch GAGGACGGTCCTCTCACCGGGCAGATGCTGTCCTCGGACGTGGTGGGGAAGCTCGGCGCCGACCGCGTCCACCTCATCGTCGACGCGTGCTACTCGTACTTCCTGGCCTACAGCCGTGGGCCTGGCGGACAGCGGCGTCCTCTGCCCGCGGGCTTCACGCGCGCAGTGGGCCTGGCGCTGGCGGACAACGTGGGCCTCCTGCTGTCCACCTCGTCCGCTCGCGAGAGCCATGAGTGGGAGGCCTTCGAGGCCGGCGTCTTCAACCACGAGGTGCGCTCCGGCCTCTTCGGCGCGGCGGATGCGGACGGTGACGGGCAAGTGAGCTACCGCGAAATCGCCGCCTTCGTGGAGCGCGCCAACGCGGCCATTCCGAACGAGCGCTTCCGCCCCCAGCTCCACGCTCGGCCGCCCAAGGGCTCCGAGCTGCTGGTGGACCTGCGCCCGGGGATGGAGCGGCGGCTCGAGGTCGACGGCACCCAGGGCGCGCACTACCTGCTGGAGGACGCCAACGGCGTGCGCCTGGCCGAGTTCCACAACGCCCCGGGCCAGTCCCTGCGCCTGCTGCGCCCGCCTCCGCGCGGCCCCGTCTTCCTGCGACGCATGGGTAACGAAGCGGAGTACCCGCTACCCACCGCGCCAGACGTCGTGCGCCTGGAGTCCCTGTCCGCCGAAGCGCCCCGCGTGGCGTCACGTGGCGCCGCGCACGCGTCCTTCCAGCACATCTTCACCCTGCCCTTCGGCAGCGACACCGTCGCGGGCTTCGAGTTCCGGGCGCCGCCACCCCTGACGCTGACGGAGGTCTCCGATACGGGGGGACGCTCCAGCCTCCGGAAGCAGCTCGGCTGGGGCGCGCTGGCGCTGGGCGTGGCCTCCGCGGGCGTGGGCATGTGGGCCACGATGGAGGCTCGCGACATCCGCGGCAGCATCTCACCCGGCCTGCCGCAGCAGGAGGCCGCCACGCGCAACCGCCGCATCCGCGCCTACAACACCGCCAGTGGCGTGCTCTACGGACTGGGCGGCGCGGCGGTGCTGAGCGGCGCGCTGCTGTTCCTGTGGCCGGACACGGACACGGTGCCACTGGCCACCCTGAGCTCGGATGGCGCGGCCCTGGGCCTTTCGGGCGCATTCTGATTCGTCCAACGCGCGGGCGCCCTTCGTTGTGAAGCTTGAAATGAAGACATCTCCTCGGCTTCCTTCCCGCGTCCTGAGCCTGTTGCTCGGCGCCCTGCTGGTCTCCGGCTGCATCAACCCCGTGAACGAGGGTGAGCGGCCCTG from Myxococcus xanthus encodes the following:
- a CDS encoding caspase family protein, which produces MRFAVLLFALLPVVATGTSMTEAIPPHPRTVSLEAATPPRTASFALIIGVNRSHEPDQPALRFADDDAARYLDLFRMLGARTYLLARMDDNTRRLHPQAAAEALDPKHPELASSVKKLGEDIALARSRGVETVAYVVYAGHGNVRNGEGYVSLEDGPLTGQMLSSDVVGKLGADRVHLIVDACYSYFLAYSRGPGGQRRPLPAGFTRAVGLALADNVGLLLSTSSARESHEWEAFEAGVFNHEVRSGLFGAADADGDGQVSYREIAAFVERANAAIPNERFRPQLHARPPKGSELLVDLRPGMERRLEVDGTQGAHYLLEDANGVRLAEFHNAPGQSLRLLRPPPRGPVFLRRMGNEAEYPLPTAPDVVRLESLSAEAPRVASRGAAHASFQHIFTLPFGSDTVAGFEFRAPPPLTLTEVSDTGGRSSLRKQLGWGALALGVASAGVGMWATMEARDIRGSISPGLPQQEAATRNRRIRAYNTASGVLYGLGGAAVLSGALLFLWPDTDTVPLATLSSDGAALGLSGAF